A genomic segment from Methanolobus zinderi encodes:
- a CDS encoding helix-turn-helix transcriptional regulator, producing MRSKGLLSTLTFSEKRKDILFLLEEEPKTLSDIKDYFNVSSPEIFPRLKEMESSNLISKDDKVYSITPIGRAIIKHFRPFLDILGTIEKNEEFWKEHILDDIPQSSLEKLSELKGCEVMADSIENIYESHKVFQENIARSSTLKGISSIFIPSHPDFFIELVSNNVPTSLILTENIFVKVIMEHRDKIETFLSSPESELYVIDDVKLAFVVTDCFFSMSLFFSNGSYDPRHDLVGHDESAIKWGNDLFEHYRKKARKITSI from the coding sequence GTGAGATCAAAAGGGTTACTCAGTACACTGACTTTTTCGGAAAAACGCAAGGATATTCTTTTTTTGCTTGAAGAAGAACCAAAAACCCTTTCGGATATAAAGGATTATTTCAATGTATCCTCGCCTGAGATATTTCCAAGACTCAAAGAGATGGAAAGTTCTAATCTGATCTCCAAGGATGACAAGGTCTACTCCATTACGCCCATAGGCAGGGCGATAATAAAACATTTCAGACCTTTCCTGGATATTCTGGGTACAATAGAGAAGAACGAGGAATTCTGGAAAGAACATATCCTGGATGATATTCCGCAGTCCTCACTTGAGAAACTCTCAGAGCTTAAAGGCTGTGAAGTGATGGCCGATAGTATCGAGAATATATACGAATCTCATAAAGTATTCCAGGAAAACATTGCCAGATCAAGCACATTAAAGGGCATATCATCTATTTTCATACCAAGCCATCCGGATTTCTTTATTGAGCTTGTAAGCAACAATGTTCCCACCTCCCTTATACTAACCGAGAATATTTTTGTCAAGGTGATAATGGAGCACAGGGATAAAATTGAGACTTTCCTTTCCTCTCCTGAATCGGAACTCTATGTTATTGATGATGTGAAACTTGCCTTTGTTGTGACAGATTGCTTCTTTTCAATGTCACTTTTCTTTTCCAATGGTTCCTATGACCCCCGCCATGATCTTGTGGGCCATGATGAATCGGCAATTAAATGGGGAAATGACCTTTTCGAGCATTACAGGAAAAAGGCCCGAAAGATCACTTCCATATGA
- the purH gene encoding bifunctional phosphoribosylaminoimidazolecarboxamide formyltransferase/IMP cyclohydrolase, whose protein sequence is MVKRALLSVSDKTGIVDFARGLEKLDIQIISTGGTARILRDAGVEVTDVSEVTGFPEMMGGRVKTLHPMIHGGILSVRDDHDHMGEAEKLNVELIDLVAVNLYPFEITVSKEGVLLEEAIENIDIGGPTMLRSAAKNFKYVTVVCDPGDYGSILKELRSSGIVSQETREALAVKAFRHTADYDATIDTYLSKALLDEEVLRMNFNDGVTLRYGENWRQEAKFYTEAGASGPILANAKQLHGKELSYNNYIDADNALQTVKELGQEKAAIAIVKHNNPCGLATGNTLYQALGSAWDGDPISAYGSIICSNTVFDLESAEFLNGKFIEIILAPGFEPDALEYLKNKSANLRLLELPELNEEFEVQETYKYVLGGMLKQTRNIGIYEKWETVTEKPYPDELRSLSEFCLHACKCVKSNAVTLAYEYDEGCYMMLSMGAGQPNRVDSIRKLAATKAKENLKVIYDREKPDVSFDDYCEDILSKCVMASDAFFPFDDSIVHAAENNIQYILSPGGSIRDEEVIATANRLGVSMIFTGMRHFLH, encoded by the coding sequence TTGGTAAAAAGAGCACTGCTCAGCGTTTCTGATAAGACCGGCATCGTGGATTTCGCACGTGGACTCGAAAAACTTGACATACAGATCATCTCAACCGGTGGTACTGCACGCATACTTCGTGATGCAGGTGTAGAGGTTACAGATGTCTCAGAAGTCACCGGTTTTCCGGAAATGATGGGTGGTAGGGTAAAGACTCTTCATCCTATGATACACGGTGGCATTCTCAGTGTTCGTGACGACCACGACCATATGGGAGAGGCTGAGAAACTGAATGTCGAACTTATCGACCTTGTAGCCGTGAACCTGTACCCATTTGAAATAACAGTATCAAAAGAAGGCGTTCTCCTCGAGGAAGCCATAGAGAATATAGATATCGGCGGACCGACCATGCTGCGTTCGGCCGCAAAGAACTTTAAATACGTAACAGTTGTCTGCGATCCCGGAGACTACGGTTCCATTCTGAAGGAGCTGCGCTCAAGTGGAATAGTTTCTCAGGAAACACGGGAAGCTCTTGCTGTCAAGGCGTTCAGGCATACTGCTGATTATGACGCTACAATTGATACATACCTGAGCAAGGCATTGCTGGATGAGGAAGTCCTGCGTATGAACTTCAATGATGGCGTTACTCTCAGATATGGTGAGAACTGGCGCCAGGAGGCTAAATTCTATACAGAAGCAGGCGCATCCGGTCCAATTCTTGCAAATGCAAAACAGCTTCACGGAAAGGAGCTGTCCTATAATAATTATATAGACGCTGACAATGCTCTGCAGACCGTCAAGGAACTGGGGCAGGAAAAAGCTGCAATTGCCATTGTAAAGCACAACAACCCATGTGGCCTTGCAACCGGCAACACACTTTATCAGGCACTTGGCTCTGCATGGGACGGCGACCCCATATCGGCATATGGCAGTATTATCTGCAGCAACACGGTTTTTGACCTTGAATCCGCAGAGTTTTTGAACGGAAAGTTCATCGAGATCATCCTTGCTCCGGGCTTTGAGCCGGATGCCCTTGAATACCTGAAGAACAAGAGTGCAAACCTGAGACTGCTTGAGCTTCCTGAGCTGAATGAGGAATTCGAGGTTCAGGAAACATACAAATATGTGCTTGGCGGAATGCTGAAACAGACCCGTAACATAGGTATCTATGAAAAATGGGAAACGGTAACCGAAAAACCATATCCTGATGAGCTGCGGTCTCTGTCCGAGTTCTGTCTTCACGCATGTAAATGTGTAAAATCCAACGCGGTAACCCTTGCATACGAGTATGATGAGGGCTGCTATATGATGCTCTCAATGGGAGCCGGACAGCCCAACAGGGTGGATTCCATCAGGAAACTTGCAGCCACCAAAGCAAAAGAGAATCTTAAGGTAATATACGATCGTGAAAAACCGGACGTATCCTTTGATGATTATTGTGAGGATATCCTCTCAAAGTGTGTCATGGCTTCGGATGCTTTCTTCCCCTTTGATGACAGCATCGTGCATGCGGCTGAGAATAACATTCAGTACATACTCTCGCCAGGCGGTTCCATCAGGGATGAAGAAGTGATAGCCACTGCCAACCGTCTTGGTGTTTCCATGATATTTACCGGAATGAGACACTTCTTACACTGA
- a CDS encoding phosphoadenosine phosphosulfate reductase family protein, with product MSKPLYLGELLLYWCPSCNVPVLGKECSCGESTKHVTITPPGDIRPAFQYEIDLINSVARKQFNSPLINDDRVVVLNKSPYDDRMDEIIVDGEVLGNIRFEIERLRWTLLLRINGARRIFDGNDRNTLKSWVVIDPGAEKFILGGASVLAPGVSDADPDIAEWDEVVVLNDDGEVLAAGRARMDGSRMLERGKGVAVKVRFKEIPADIMVPEGGQTWDMAVEANEKYIRDFVERSHKFINNVSSSIDRPVTVSYSGGKDSLAVLHLVSECLDDYELLFADTGIEFPETVQNALDVAEYYDKPLRSISAGEAFWNSVDNFGPPSVEVRWCCKVCKLGPITQIIDDNYENGCLTFIGQRKYESDTRAKSESVWKNPWVGNQVAAAPIQNWTAMHVWLYIFKHDLPYNPLYEEGFDRIGCWLCPSSSLADLVRLKETHPEMEKRLNDCLLSYAERMGLSEEWVRHGFWRWKKLPPQLREIAKKKGINLVPKSSDSGKLNFSVTSGYRPCKQGGISAEGSFDTAIDLEKLENTGMLKAVGKPAYMEGVISLLQGEENRAQVFASGTVTARSDTDKKARSLMRKVEFSIRRALLCSGCGVCIGKCSDNGIRLKKGVAVIGNKCTHCGRCIEVCPVIKFNS from the coding sequence ATGTCAAAACCTCTGTATCTTGGTGAATTACTCCTTTACTGGTGTCCTTCCTGCAATGTTCCCGTACTCGGAAAAGAATGTTCCTGCGGAGAAAGCACAAAGCATGTAACCATAACTCCTCCGGGGGATATACGTCCGGCCTTTCAGTATGAGATCGACCTGATAAACTCGGTTGCGAGAAAGCAGTTCAATTCTCCTCTCATAAATGACGACAGGGTTGTGGTCCTGAACAAATCCCCATATGATGACCGTATGGATGAGATAATCGTTGACGGTGAGGTTCTCGGTAATATTCGTTTTGAGATCGAGCGCCTGCGCTGGACACTTCTGCTCAGGATAAACGGTGCCCGGAGGATTTTTGATGGCAATGACAGGAATACGCTGAAAAGCTGGGTTGTCATTGATCCGGGTGCGGAAAAATTCATCCTTGGCGGTGCAAGTGTGCTGGCGCCGGGAGTGAGCGATGCTGATCCTGATATTGCGGAATGGGACGAGGTAGTCGTTCTGAACGATGACGGAGAGGTACTGGCCGCAGGCCGTGCACGAATGGACGGCTCCCGTATGCTTGAAAGGGGCAAGGGTGTTGCCGTAAAAGTGAGATTCAAGGAAATTCCGGCCGACATCATGGTTCCCGAAGGTGGCCAGACATGGGATATGGCAGTAGAGGCCAACGAAAAGTACATCCGGGACTTTGTAGAGCGCTCTCATAAATTCATAAATAATGTTTCTTCCTCGATCGACCGCCCTGTTACGGTATCATATTCGGGTGGTAAGGATAGTCTGGCTGTGCTTCACCTTGTAAGCGAATGTCTTGACGACTACGAGCTTCTGTTCGCGGACACTGGCATCGAGTTCCCGGAAACCGTACAGAACGCACTTGATGTTGCCGAATATTATGACAAACCCCTGAGGTCTATCAGTGCAGGGGAAGCCTTCTGGAATTCCGTAGACAATTTCGGTCCTCCAAGTGTAGAGGTACGCTGGTGCTGCAAGGTATGTAAACTGGGACCAATAACTCAGATAATTGATGATAACTATGAGAACGGCTGCCTTACATTCATAGGCCAGAGAAAGTACGAGTCAGACACACGTGCAAAAAGTGAGAGTGTCTGGAAGAATCCCTGGGTGGGCAATCAGGTGGCTGCAGCACCTATCCAGAACTGGACGGCAATGCACGTATGGCTTTATATTTTCAAACATGACCTGCCCTACAATCCCTTGTACGAGGAGGGCTTCGATCGTATAGGCTGCTGGCTGTGTCCCTCATCTTCGTTGGCCGATCTGGTGAGGCTCAAGGAAACACACCCTGAGATGGAAAAGAGGCTGAACGACTGCCTGCTTTCCTATGCTGAACGTATGGGGCTGTCCGAGGAATGGGTCCGGCATGGTTTCTGGCGCTGGAAAAAGCTTCCTCCACAACTTCGTGAGATAGCTAAAAAGAAGGGAATAAACCTTGTTCCAAAAAGCAGCGATTCAGGAAAACTGAACTTCAGTGTAACATCGGGCTATCGTCCCTGTAAACAGGGCGGTATTTCCGCCGAAGGCAGCTTTGATACTGCCATTGATCTGGAAAAGCTGGAGAACACGGGTATGCTCAAAGCTGTGGGAAAACCCGCATATATGGAGGGTGTGATCTCCCTGCTTCAGGGTGAGGAGAACCGTGCCCAGGTGTTTGCTTCCGGGACGGTCACTGCCCGCAGCGATACCGATAAGAAGGCAAGGTCCCTGATGCGCAAAGTAGAATTCTCGATCCGCAGGGCACTGCTTTGCAGCGGTTGTGGTGTATGTATCGGAAAATGCTCCGATAACGGGATCCGCCTGAAAAAAGGAGTTGCCGTTATTGGTAATAAGTGTACACACTGTGGCAGGTGTATCGAGGTCTGTCCGGTGATCAAGTTCAACTCATGA